The Leadbettera azotonutricia ZAS-9 genome has a window encoding:
- a CDS encoding beta strand repeat-containing protein codes for MKKLWIAVVFGIFFANFALWGVDFEWRGTTDDVWATPGNWYGGIAYTAADGNNLIINTTSGTGTNPNVPSSLVVNGNLTISAGVLSVANLTVSGDLINSVGSGGLVVSTLLTLNGTGAQNITLSGTTDIMNVTVNKTGSTIATLMTDLTVTGTVLLLNTNDGALGIGVHKVSGTNIIQDGGVITSAGGTLSAATAVTQSNSAYISGGDVTIDVGSDGIVLEGYGIVGNTVVLKSAGPVTQSGTGAIAAVTLELGGGGDFTLELTDNDITTLQTSGTAPSAISYTDIGGFEIGSALSSLGSIVLTTGGALTQSGIISGTTLTVNAQDGITLSGNNTITVSAELNNTEGTPTGDIEFTNASGGALSLTAVNETSGGAVEVTESGTLSVTGVTSDAGTVTLTGDDGISGNGDITAAGAPIELTSSGGAVHETGIISGTTLTVNAQDGITLSGNNTITVSAELNNTEGTPTGDIEFTNASGGALSLTAVNETSGGAVEVTESGTLSVTGVTSDAGTVTLTGDDGISGNGDITAAGAPIELTSSGGAVHESGIISGTTLTVNAQDGITLSGNNTITVSAELNNTEGTPTGDIEFTNASGGALSLTAVNETSGGAVEVTESGTLSVTGVTSDAGTVTLTGDDGISGNGDITAAGAPIELTSSGGAVHETGIISGTTLTVNAQDGITLSGNNTITVSAELNNTEGTPTGDIEFTNASGGALSLTAVNETSGGAVEVTESGTLSVTGVTSDAGTVTLTGDDGISGNGDITAAGAPIELTSSGGAVHETGIISGTTLTVNAQDGITLSGNNTITVSAELNNTEGTPTGDIEFTNASGGALSLTAVNETSGGAVEVTESGTLSVTGVTSDAGTVTLTGDDGISGNGDITAAGAPIELTSSGGAVHESGIISGTTLTVNAQDGITLSGNNTITVSAELNNTEGTPTGDIEFTNASGGALSLTAVNETSGGAVEVTESGTLSVTGVTSDAGTVTLTGDDGISGNGIITGMNLTVDSAGAIDLDNTTNEVDTFTVTGAGGDVDFKNGQALAIGGVSAVGSLNVNASGTITVNGAIGTSGARVGNVTLIATNNGEVTISSGGIASNGTVDITANGPISVSADINTNYTGSVRAVKIETNNAAPLNNAIIFSNGALAAETLTIIAGPDSGSGDLTIGPSSTIAVTGIADESIVIQANNVSGTGSTHATAGNIYLELDDLTGSYAAMSATGPAPGGHIYISSRGARDIIYYSGTFPSADTHLPGSAAKINSAATGAQVFLKTKSNKSIYFVNVSDATAKTLEADSTLGTGGFIEFYNSFSYTGPTVNHLTLKPGSGNVRFWALLDVSGTATINMGDAAYFTTTSPLTILRGSGNITAAGINLVSVEGTAGQNNDLTLDSKNTSTSLHINVNGDMGTTSLGLGDITVSNAADAAFENAVYAASFTQAAGSGATTFNSTQNYGGSFAFTGTDLSVNNTMTAGTTITIPNAVNVTFGVSAAVAAVSFTQAAGTGTTAFNGIQNYTGDFAFTGNDLTLNNTLTTTGSITLDNSGTLSVNTGATISSGDVFSQINSGGTNQIGANITTTNVVSAKAEITFAAPLTLIDNVILNSAGSGGSISLQTVDDVVPGGNLGLTNGAGTITLNGNIVINGTFTQTGAGPIALANTAANIITAAGITIEGPITGAGKNLILDTGAAGDIVVFGAIGGTGVSRLGAITVSNAEDVTFNAGVRAESFAQTIGTGMTTFEGTQDYSGSFVFGTASTSGVNLTVNNTLITGTTIYIKDTGTFAVGNYGDIQPGTTLTISGTTTNTGTITAGETGIYTEVIIFNGNYSGAAGYLNGNNRVPLTGDPEDAIVFNGQIADLGIFYHRHNTIVLRGDYIVPMSEIQTFQHNVASPLGNVIIENRSEPTAPATTHPNIVQLTGDVIQMDAMTLEIKPETLTSPANELHLSIGTASPSPSFSWQMGGTVITAPATTPAFSKGFIGLNGTLIMDKGAILQTEDFYNAPAANHKIEINEANKIIARGNVFINYDFDTGASPNGIKDLTLVMNSTAAKQLRVRENIASPFIPQVTLGNLVVEDDSKAIIFTNTVFKGSITIGNNAELGTNSVIPPLPYSAAYYPRIIVNENWIQKSGGKFNYNKSMVEIGDSSYTGAAVSHTISGDTTWWILACHENKAILKFSNWVDAATAGHTIYGGLFIAPNTMDLFPDHSTAITLTRENDKNEANTGVYPNSPQWLPPNDANEHFWLFSLNPSAEMIINHLEIFYSYSATKIPVPSESDGSGNYYISAFPYVLIDKINIGNDPVLIDPLEPDPAKRNYAHLTAPDNRFNVNWFIINNFFYSFTEDSNHNGRIDRIRLQSAFDLNGDFSDFEINVRNKHTGEPYKVKANGYRRVEEYITSSPDHDLDSIYVFLEEKPYTDSDVTLEWEIVRNTSLKDLATGYTIIGNPPPQKASDPAQDKGITTDTAAPRISYALAIPEHPELFFQLSEKLDSSAVLSVSVNSPASSGTLESLDADEYREFRMDLTTGYSVSDLAAEMQYFTLHNAVDLAVRVEDLCTPSSTRPYYFMYPHPKYPQNYNYEVNGGAFQPYKIVIDTDNPAGIVYPPNKTYDISSGIPGYATHRVTDVLISVPPSNGTDTRYFVWPVWARYDQSSNANIPSLDADSFWGQDGSDTGLIWEFTGKKYLEERDSVLQARLNDNLASSSIVPKIVYDYSVNQTYRTQGFNRLDHGLWLPRDIAIPPSPPNTETNPYFTNIVPYFWFNPPARSPDGNAGSILFQYKFSKDEPNYDSGKILDFFFHLSGSPDDLFAGRLDIAPKAAIPANWYRLVRPFGFEIHDITLQRSGVTVLNNVINPNNGESAYVQYHLAKGGQVTIQVFTMDGTMVDILYRGYREAGEYRAAWKGTNRGGRAVARGMYFIRVVGPDIDEIRKVMVVK; via the coding sequence ATGAAGAAACTCTGGATTGCCGTTGTATTTGGTATATTTTTCGCGAATTTCGCCTTGTGGGGAGTCGATTTTGAATGGAGAGGAACCACAGACGATGTTTGGGCTACCCCAGGTAATTGGTACGGCGGCATCGCTTATACGGCAGCAGATGGCAATAACTTAATAATTAACACTACTAGCGGCACAGGTACGAATCCAAATGTACCTTCATCTCTTGTCGTCAACGGCAATCTGACAATAAGCGCCGGAGTGCTAAGCGTGGCTAATCTGACAGTCAGCGGGGATTTGATTAACTCTGTGGGCTCCGGAGGGCTTGTGGTGTCTACGCTATTAACCCTGAACGGTACCGGAGCGCAGAACATAACCCTCAGTGGTACAACAGACATTATGAATGTGACGGTAAACAAGACGGGCAGTACCATAGCGACGCTTATGACCGATCTCACTGTTACAGGAACTGTATTATTGCTAAATACAAATGACGGGGCGCTTGGCATTGGGGTTCACAAGGTTTCCGGCACAAATATCATTCAGGACGGCGGGGTTATTACTAGCGCGGGGGGAACCTTGAGCGCTGCCACTGCTGTAACTCAGAGCAACAGCGCTTACATTAGCGGAGGCGATGTCACTATTGATGTCGGCAGCGACGGGATAGTGTTGGAGGGATATGGTATCGTAGGGAATACGGTGGTACTTAAAAGCGCAGGGCCTGTAACACAAAGCGGCACTGGGGCCATTGCCGCAGTCACGCTGGAACTTGGGGGCGGCGGAGACTTTACCCTTGAACTTACAGACAACGATATAACTACTCTGCAAACATCGGGAACAGCGCCAAGTGCGATAAGCTATACCGATATAGGCGGGTTTGAGATAGGAAGCGCGCTAAGCTCATTAGGAAGTATAGTCCTGACCACTGGCGGGGCGTTAACGCAGAGCGGAATAATAAGCGGGACGACACTAACGGTAAACGCGCAGGACGGAATAACACTGAGCGGGAATAATACGATAACAGTGAGCGCGGAACTGAATAATACCGAGGGAACACCCACGGGGGATATAGAATTTACGAATGCGTCGGGGGGAGCCCTGTCTCTTACTGCGGTCAATGAAACCAGCGGTGGGGCCGTAGAGGTAACGGAGAGCGGGACCCTGTCTGTAACGGGAGTAACGTCTGATGCCGGGACGGTAACGCTGACAGGGGACGACGGGATAAGCGGGAACGGGGATATTACAGCAGCAGGAGCGCCTATAGAGCTGACCTCAAGCGGAGGCGCGGTACACGAGACAGGAATAATAAGCGGGACGACACTAACGGTAAACGCGCAGGACGGAATAACACTGAGCGGGAATAATACGATAACAGTGAGCGCGGAACTGAATAATACCGAGGGAACACCCACGGGGGATATAGAATTTACGAATGCGTCGGGGGGAGCCCTGTCTCTTACTGCGGTCAATGAAACCAGCGGTGGGGCCGTAGAGGTAACGGAGAGCGGGACCCTGTCTGTAACGGGAGTAACGTCTGATGCCGGGACGGTAACGCTGACAGGGGACGACGGGATAAGCGGGAACGGGGATATTACAGCAGCAGGAGCGCCTATAGAGCTGACCTCAAGCGGAGGCGCGGTACACGAGAGCGGAATAATAAGCGGGACGACACTAACGGTAAACGCGCAGGACGGAATAACACTGAGCGGGAATAATACGATAACAGTGAGCGCGGAACTGAATAATACCGAGGGAACACCCACGGGGGATATAGAATTTACGAATGCGTCGGGGGGAGCCCTGTCTCTTACTGCGGTCAATGAAACCAGCGGTGGGGCCGTAGAGGTAACGGAGAGCGGGACCCTGTCTGTAACGGGAGTAACGTCTGATGCCGGGACGGTAACGCTGACAGGGGACGACGGGATAAGCGGGAACGGGGATATTACAGCAGCAGGAGCGCCTATAGAGCTGACCTCAAGCGGAGGCGCGGTACACGAGACAGGAATAATAAGCGGGACGACACTAACGGTAAACGCGCAGGACGGAATAACACTGAGCGGGAATAATACGATAACAGTGAGCGCGGAACTGAATAATACCGAGGGAACACCCACGGGGGATATAGAATTTACGAATGCGTCGGGGGGAGCCCTGTCTCTTACTGCGGTCAATGAAACCAGCGGTGGGGCCGTAGAGGTAACGGAGAGCGGGACCCTGTCTGTAACGGGAGTAACGTCTGATGCCGGGACGGTAACGCTGACAGGGGACGACGGGATAAGCGGGAACGGGGATATTACAGCAGCAGGAGCGCCTATAGAGCTGACCTCAAGCGGAGGCGCGGTACACGAGACAGGAATAATAAGCGGGACGACACTAACGGTAAACGCGCAGGACGGAATAACACTGAGCGGGAATAATACGATAACAGTGAGCGCGGAACTGAATAATACCGAGGGAACACCCACGGGGGATATAGAATTTACGAATGCGTCGGGGGGAGCCCTGTCTCTTACTGCGGTCAATGAAACCAGCGGTGGGGCCGTAGAGGTAACGGAGAGCGGGACCCTGTCTGTAACGGGAGTAACGTCTGATGCCGGGACGGTAACGCTGACAGGGGACGACGGGATAAGCGGGAACGGGGATATTACAGCAGCAGGAGCGCCTATAGAGCTGACCTCAAGCGGAGGCGCGGTACACGAGAGCGGAATAATAAGCGGGACGACACTAACGGTAAACGCGCAGGACGGAATAACACTGAGCGGGAATAATACGATAACAGTGAGCGCGGAACTGAATAATACCGAGGGAACACCCACGGGGGATATAGAATTTACGAATGCGTCGGGGGGAGCCCTGTCTCTTACTGCGGTCAATGAAACCAGCGGTGGGGCCGTAGAGGTAACGGAGAGCGGGACCCTGTCTGTAACGGGAGTAACGTCTGATGCCGGGACGGTAACGCTGACAGGGGACGACGGGATAAGCGGGAACGGTATAATAACTGGTATGAATCTGACGGTAGATTCCGCAGGTGCGATAGATCTGGATAATACCACAAACGAAGTAGATACATTTACGGTAACCGGGGCAGGCGGAGATGTAGACTTCAAGAACGGCCAGGCGTTAGCTATAGGCGGTGTAAGTGCGGTAGGATCACTAAATGTAAATGCAAGTGGAACAATAACGGTAAACGGTGCAATAGGAACCAGTGGCGCGCGTGTAGGAAATGTTACTCTAATTGCAACAAATAACGGTGAAGTGACAATAAGTTCCGGTGGTATAGCAAGCAACGGGACAGTGGATATAACCGCAAACGGACCAATATCGGTAAGTGCGGACATAAATACCAACTACACAGGATCAGTCCGGGCAGTAAAAATAGAAACAAATAATGCTGCTCCTCTTAATAATGCTATTATATTTTCCAATGGTGCCCTGGCAGCCGAAACCTTGACTATTATCGCCGGGCCGGATAGTGGAAGCGGTGATCTAACAATAGGTCCGAGTTCAACGATAGCTGTTACTGGTATAGCAGATGAATCAATAGTAATTCAAGCGAATAATGTGAGTGGAACCGGAAGTACTCATGCCACCGCCGGGAATATCTATTTGGAGCTGGATGATCTTACAGGTAGTTATGCCGCTATGTCCGCTACAGGACCAGCCCCCGGGGGACATATTTATATTAGTTCCCGGGGAGCAAGGGATATAATTTATTATTCCGGAACATTCCCCTCAGCGGATACCCATCTTCCCGGTTCTGCCGCTAAAATTAATTCAGCAGCAACGGGAGCGCAGGTTTTCTTAAAGACCAAGAGTAATAAAAGTATCTATTTTGTAAATGTTTCAGATGCCACAGCCAAGACGCTGGAGGCGGATAGTACTTTAGGAACCGGCGGCTTTATAGAATTTTACAATTCTTTTAGCTATACCGGTCCTACTGTCAACCATCTTACTTTAAAACCCGGTTCGGGTAATGTTCGTTTCTGGGCGCTACTCGATGTCTCGGGCACAGCCACAATCAATATGGGGGATGCTGCATACTTTACTACGACATCCCCGTTAACAATTCTACGGGGAAGTGGAAACATCACTGCCGCCGGGATTAATCTTGTTTCTGTTGAGGGGACCGCCGGACAAAATAATGATTTAACCCTGGATTCCAAAAATACCAGTACCAGTTTGCATATAAACGTGAACGGTGATATGGGAACCACCTCTCTCGGTCTGGGTGATATAACAGTTAGTAATGCAGCTGATGCAGCTTTCGAAAACGCTGTTTACGCCGCCAGCTTTACCCAAGCCGCAGGATCAGGTGCAACAACCTTTAATAGTACTCAGAATTATGGCGGCTCCTTTGCGTTTACCGGAACGGATCTTTCGGTTAATAATACAATGACGGCCGGGACAACGATAACGATTCCCAATGCCGTGAATGTGACCTTTGGCGTCAGTGCGGCGGTTGCTGCCGTCAGCTTTACCCAAGCTGCGGGAACTGGAACAACGGCCTTTAACGGAATACAGAATTATACCGGCGACTTTGCGTTTACCGGTAACGATTTGACCTTGAATAATACTCTGACCACCACAGGTTCAATAACTCTTGACAATAGTGGTACCCTCAGTGTAAATACAGGAGCGACTATTAGTTCCGGGGACGTTTTTTCCCAAATCAATTCCGGAGGAACCAATCAGATAGGGGCAAATATCACTACGACAAATGTTGTATCCGCAAAAGCCGAAATCACTTTTGCCGCTCCTTTAACTTTAATTGATAATGTTATCTTGAATTCTGCAGGCAGCGGAGGAAGTATTAGCTTACAGACAGTGGATGATGTTGTACCAGGAGGAAATCTTGGACTTACCAATGGTGCAGGAACCATTACACTGAACGGGAATATTGTTATAAACGGTACCTTTACCCAGACCGGCGCAGGGCCTATTGCGCTGGCAAACACTGCTGCCAATATTATCACTGCCGCCGGTATTACTATCGAAGGACCAATTACCGGTGCGGGCAAAAATCTGATCCTTGATACCGGCGCCGCAGGAGATATTGTCGTATTCGGTGCGATAGGTGGAACCGGCGTGAGCCGGCTTGGAGCCATTACCGTTTCCAACGCAGAAGATGTTACATTTAACGCGGGGGTAAGGGCTGAAAGTTTCGCCCAGACCATCGGAACGGGAATGACGACGTTCGAGGGAACTCAGGATTATTCCGGGAGTTTTGTTTTTGGAACAGCATCAACTAGCGGGGTAAACCTAACAGTAAACAATACCCTGATAACCGGTACCACTATTTATATTAAAGATACCGGAACTTTTGCAGTGGGTAATTACGGTGATATTCAGCCCGGTACTACCTTGACCATTAGCGGAACCACCACAAATACCGGGACCATTACAGCAGGAGAAACAGGCATTTATACAGAGGTAATCATCTTTAATGGCAATTATTCAGGAGCCGCTGGTTATCTGAATGGTAATAACCGTGTGCCTCTCACTGGCGACCCTGAAGATGCCATCGTCTTTAATGGCCAGATTGCTGATCTGGGTATTTTTTACCACCGTCATAATACCATTGTACTCCGTGGTGACTATATTGTTCCTATGAGTGAAATACAAACATTCCAGCATAACGTAGCATCCCCCCTGGGCAATGTTATTATCGAAAATAGAAGCGAACCGACAGCGCCAGCCACTACACATCCAAATATTGTTCAGCTTACCGGTGATGTAATTCAGATGGATGCTATGACTTTGGAAATAAAGCCTGAAACCCTTACGAGTCCGGCTAACGAACTTCATCTTTCTATCGGAACCGCATCCCCATCGCCTTCTTTTTCCTGGCAGATGGGTGGAACTGTTATTACGGCTCCTGCAACAACGCCTGCTTTTTCAAAAGGATTTATAGGGCTCAATGGAACATTGATTATGGATAAAGGCGCTATACTCCAAACTGAGGATTTTTATAATGCTCCTGCTGCCAATCATAAAATTGAAATAAATGAAGCAAATAAAATAATAGCTAGGGGTAATGTTTTTATAAATTATGACTTTGATACAGGCGCTTCGCCTAATGGAATAAAAGACCTTACCCTTGTCATGAATAGCACTGCCGCAAAACAATTACGGGTACGCGAAAATATCGCCTCTCCATTTATACCCCAGGTTACCTTAGGCAATCTTGTTGTTGAAGATGATTCAAAAGCAATTATTTTTACCAATACGGTCTTTAAGGGCAGTATAACCATAGGGAATAATGCAGAGCTTGGGACCAATTCCGTAATCCCCCCGCTTCCTTATTCTGCAGCTTATTACCCCCGCATTATTGTCAACGAAAACTGGATCCAAAAATCCGGGGGAAAATTTAATTACAATAAAAGCATGGTAGAAATTGGAGATTCTTCATATACCGGAGCCGCTGTAAGCCATACAATCAGCGGAGACACAACCTGGTGGATTCTTGCCTGCCATGAGAACAAGGCAATACTAAAATTTTCAAACTGGGTAGATGCTGCTACAGCCGGACATACTATTTATGGCGGCCTCTTTATAGCACCCAATACAATGGATCTATTTCCAGATCACAGTACAGCCATTACCTTGACCAGGGAAAATGACAAAAATGAGGCCAATACAGGGGTTTATCCAAATTCACCTCAATGGCTTCCGCCTAATGACGCCAATGAACATTTCTGGCTTTTTTCATTAAACCCAAGCGCGGAAATGATAATAAACCATCTTGAGATTTTTTATAGTTATTCGGCTACTAAAATCCCGGTGCCCTCCGAATCCGATGGCTCCGGAAATTATTATATTTCCGCCTTCCCATATGTATTGATAGATAAAATCAATATAGGCAATGACCCTGTGCTTATAGATCCTCTTGAGCCTGATCCTGCCAAAAGAAATTATGCCCACCTTACTGCGCCTGACAACCGTTTTAATGTTAACTGGTTTATAATTAATAATTTCTTTTATTCCTTTACTGAAGATTCAAACCATAATGGAAGAATAGACAGGATACGCCTACAGTCCGCATTTGATCTTAACGGGGATTTTTCTGACTTTGAAATAAATGTCAGAAACAAGCATACCGGTGAGCCGTATAAAGTTAAAGCCAATGGATACCGGAGGGTAGAAGAGTATATTACTTCTTCTCCTGACCATGATTTGGATTCTATCTATGTGTTTTTGGAAGAAAAACCTTATACAGACTCGGACGTAACTCTTGAATGGGAAATTGTACGCAATACTTCCTTAAAGGATCTTGCTACAGGATATACAATAATTGGAAACCCGCCTCCGCAAAAAGCAAGCGATCCGGCTCAGGATAAAGGGATTACTACGGATACTGCAGCGCCGCGTATAAGTTATGCCCTCGCGATACCGGAACATCCGGAACTATTCTTCCAATTATCCGAAAAGCTTGATTCAAGCGCGGTCCTTTCCGTAAGTGTGAACAGTCCCGCTTCTTCGGGGACTCTTGAATCGCTTGACGCAGATGAATACCGTGAATTCCGCATGGATTTGACTACGGGGTATAGTGTTTCAGACCTTGCCGCAGAAATGCAATATTTTACGCTTCATAATGCAGTAGATCTGGCTGTGCGGGTAGAAGATCTATGCACTCCATCCTCAACGCGGCCTTACTATTTTATGTATCCTCATCCTAAGTATCCTCAAAATTATAATTATGAAGTCAATGGCGGAGCATTCCAGCCTTATAAAATCGTAATAGATACCGACAACCCCGCCGGCATAGTTTATCCGCCTAACAAAACCTATGATATTTCTTCCGGTATTCCGGGTTATGCAACCCATCGTGTTACCGATGTGCTCATTTCCGTGCCCCCTTCGAATGGTACTGATACCCGGTATTTTGTATGGCCTGTATGGGCAAGGTACGATCAGTCCTCCAATGCGAATATTCCTTCGCTAGACGCCGATTCGTTCTGGGGCCAGGATGGTTCGGATACAGGGCTTATTTGGGAATTCACAGGGAAGAAATACCTTGAAGAGCGGGATTCTGTGCTTCAGGCAAGGCTGAACGATAACCTTGCTTCAAGTTCCATAGTTCCGAAAATTGTTTATGATTATAGTGTCAATCAGACTTATAGGACTCAGGGCTTTAACCGGTTGGATCACGGTCTTTGGTTGCCCCGGGATATAGCAATTCCTCCTTCTCCGCCGAATACTGAAACCAATCCTTATTTTACCAATATAGTTCCTTACTTCTGGTTCAACCCTCCTGCCAGATCGCCTGACGGGAATGCGGGAAGCATTCTTTTTCAGTACAAGTTTAGCAAAGATGAACCAAATTATGACAGCGGCAAAATTCTGGACTTCTTTTTCCATCTTTCAGGTTCTCCGGATGATCTTTTTGCAGGCCGTCTCGACATTGCTCCTAAGGCGGCTATCCCCGCCAACTGGTACCGTCTGGTACGCCCCTTTGGTTTTGAGATCCACGATATTACCTTGCAGCGAAGCGGTGTCACTGTTTTGAACAATGTGATAAATCCGAATAACGGTGAATCCGCCTATGTGCAGTACCACCTTGCAAAGGGTGGACAAGTGACTATTCAGGTATTTACTATGGACGGAACCATGGTGGATATCCTCTACCGAGGTTATCGTGAGGCGGGTGAATACCGGGCGGCCTGGAAAGGCACCAACAGGGGAGGCCGCGCTGTTGCCCGGGGTATGTACTTTATCCGTGTGGTGGGTCCGGACATCGACGAAATTCGTAAGGTTATGGTTGTAAAATAA
- a CDS encoding type II toxin-antitoxin system Phd/YefM family antitoxin gives MKETDTWQLYTAKNKLSHIVERAGNTPQTITVRGKETVVILSCREYQKLTAPKTNLAGFLCGSLDDGNAPDFIRDKTTEERGTRLELPG, from the coding sequence ATGAAAGAAACGGATACATGGCAGCTTTACACTGCCAAAAATAAATTGAGCCACATCGTAGAACGCGCCGGGAATACGCCGCAAACCATTACGGTTCGCGGGAAAGAGACGGTCGTCATTCTGTCATGCCGGGAATACCAAAAACTTACGGCGCCCAAAACGAACCTTGCCGGGTTTCTTTGCGGTTCCCTTGATGACGGCAATGCGCCCGATTTTATACGCGATAAAACAACAGAAGAACGGGGAACGCGTCTTGAATTACCTGGTTGA
- a CDS encoding type II toxin-antitoxin system VapC family toxin: MNYLVDTNVLSELGKKLPNPGVVTFMNSLTQSSLYISVVSLGEIAKGIEMASDINKKNQLSAWSEKICHWFDGNIINLDQPIFTEWGRLAGSHNRTLPVLDSLIAATCLNYHFTLLTRNVKDFADIKGLACQNPWA, from the coding sequence TTGAATTACCTGGTTGATACCAATGTGCTTTCCGAACTCGGAAAAAAACTGCCAAATCCCGGCGTTGTTACATTTATGAATTCATTGACCCAGTCATCGCTTTACATCAGTGTTGTTTCCCTTGGCGAAATTGCAAAAGGCATTGAGATGGCATCTGACATTAACAAAAAAAATCAATTATCCGCTTGGTCTGAAAAAATTTGCCATTGGTTCGATGGAAATATCATAAACCTTGATCAACCAATTTTTACTGAATGGGGGCGCCTGGCCGGTTCCCATAACAGGACGCTGCCGGTACTGGATTCCCTCATAGCCGCAACTTGCCTGAATTATCACTTCACGTTACTAACAAGAAACGTAAAGGATTTTGCTGATATAAAAGGGCTGGCCTGTCAAAATCCCTGGGCCTGA
- a CDS encoding Rpn family recombination-promoting nuclease/putative transposase: MKPFFHKVRYDPEIMRQAKANAAEGKLLDVTLDVVFKALLSGDNEDSRLARQSLLSSCIHRPVKDAKVQNPEILPEFLEGKTAMLDVHVTFNNNEQADIEMQMNNSGEDLKNRAIFYASRLVSDQGYKGHYYRSMKRVYQIFFFNFTYFPERSSSRR, from the coding sequence ATGAAACCATTCTTTCACAAAGTCCGGTACGACCCGGAAATCATGCGGCAGGCCAAAGCCAACGCCGCCGAAGGCAAACTCCTGGATGTTACTTTGGACGTGGTGTTTAAAGCACTCCTTTCAGGGGATAACGAAGACAGCCGCCTGGCCCGGCAGTCCCTCCTCTCAAGCTGCATCCACAGGCCCGTAAAGGATGCAAAAGTTCAAAACCCCGAGATACTCCCCGAGTTCCTCGAAGGCAAAACAGCCATGCTTGATGTCCATGTTACCTTTAACAACAACGAACAGGCGGACATTGAGATGCAGATGAATAATTCCGGCGAAGACCTTAAAAACCGCGCCATTTTCTACGCCTCCCGCCTTGTTTCGGACCAGGGATATAAAGGCCATTATTACCGGAGTATGAAACGGGTCTACCAGATTTTCTTCTTTAATTTTACGTATTTCCCGGAAAGGTCCAGTTCTAGGAGGTAG
- the epsC gene encoding serine O-acetyltransferase EpsC, producing the protein MRHLDKSIEALTESYTTYGLVNFSGGELLPSTQGVATIVSGFEELVFPGFREDEAVDRDNLLLATSEKVYRVARELIKEVEKSLAFAAKSGNSLWSGKDSCHEDAEIIVENFFDELPQLRVLLADDISAAFRGDPAAKSIEEVIVSYPGFEAIAVHRFANFFWKAGVPLIPRMMSELVHSQTGIDIHPGAEIGESFFIDHGTGIVIGETTIIGKNVKLYQGVTLGALSVKKIEANHKRHPTIEDDVTIYANATILGGETVIGRGSIIGGSVWITESVPPDSTVYLKTGEQVVRPKK; encoded by the coding sequence GTGCGGCATCTTGATAAGAGTATCGAAGCTTTAACCGAGTCCTATACCACATACGGCCTCGTGAATTTCTCAGGCGGTGAACTGCTCCCTTCAACACAGGGAGTTGCGACTATAGTCTCAGGTTTTGAGGAACTCGTTTTCCCCGGCTTCAGGGAAGACGAGGCCGTAGACCGCGACAATCTCCTGCTTGCCACTTCCGAAAAGGTCTATCGCGTAGCGCGGGAACTTATAAAGGAAGTGGAAAAGAGCCTCGCCTTTGCCGCCAAAAGCGGAAACAGCCTCTGGTCAGGAAAAGACAGCTGCCACGAAGACGCAGAGATTATTGTAGAAAATTTCTTCGATGAACTCCCCCAGCTCAGGGTGCTGCTGGCCGACGACATCAGCGCCGCCTTCAGGGGCGATCCCGCAGCCAAAAGCATCGAAGAGGTGATAGTCTCCTACCCCGGCTTTGAAGCCATAGCCGTCCACCGTTTTGCCAACTTCTTCTGGAAAGCCGGTGTCCCCCTTATCCCCCGGATGATGAGCGAGCTTGTCCACAGCCAAACCGGCATAGACATACACCCGGGCGCCGAAATCGGCGAATCCTTCTTCATCGATCACGGTACGGGCATAGTCATAGGCGAAACCACCATCATCGGCAAAAACGTCAAACTCTACCAGGGCGTTACCCTGGGCGCCCTGTCGGTCAAAAAAATCGAAGCCAACCACAAACGCCACCCCACCATCGAAGACGACGTAACTATCTACGCCAACGCCACCATTCTGGGGGGCGAGACCGTCATAGGCCGGGGTTCCATCATAGGCGGCTCGGTCTGGATCACCGAATCAGTACCCCCGGATTCCACGGTTTATCTGAAAACCGGGGAGCAGGTGGTGAGGCCGAAGAAGTAG